One window of the Chryseotalea sp. WA131a genome contains the following:
- a CDS encoding patatin-like phospholipase family protein, with protein sequence MLLLCWIILFAMITGSFGKLLGIPYLFLDPEYLNKVSFTSFFFMGLMSAGFSMAFHITGYISDGHRFSFVGTLPNPFKKFVINNSIIPMLFLGIFIYQIITFQIDNEHCTTQQLIERIGGLLAGYGLMTFLFAIYFRLTNKDIFKYMVCRIDEKIKSNVRLTRASAMKKLDIARKKQVRVDNYLDSRIRVTKIEDVSFYDKATILQVFDQNHFNLVVIELLIFVAVVILGIFKDYAAFQLPAAASFMIFLTIFVMASGAFAYWFGEWSATAGLVVFLFINYLEGKDFFTKKYEAFGMNYDTFPAIYDADTLQFQNDTTVIEEDKKTTLVQLNNWKNKFHASQKPKMLFVCVSGGGKRAALWTLNALQTADSLTHGKSSESTVLITGASGGLIGASYYRELKLREKLGEHTKPNHKIHRQMISSDNLNPLIFSLLANDLFVGFTHFEYADKKYQKDRAYTFEDQLNKITEGLMDHPISYYYEHEMKGTIPMVILSPTVVNDGRKIYIASRPVSFMNAELENFKNYSLEKFSGVDFQRFFKEQDADKLRFLSALRMSATFPYITPNTTLPTDPPIEMMDAGISDNFGIIDAVRFMYAFKNWINENTSGIVVVSIRDSPKVPSVQPKSGQTILDALTQPISSVYNNFENFQDINGDLLLGQAHDWLDVSIDRIDLQYQAENYINLLQGMDSIRQNNARASLSWRLTTREKEGIVNNIYSERNKSELARFKSLLQ encoded by the coding sequence GTGCTACTTTTGTGTTGGATTATTCTTTTTGCCATGATCACGGGCAGTTTTGGGAAACTGTTGGGCATACCGTACTTGTTTTTGGATCCTGAATACCTCAACAAAGTCAGCTTCACGAGTTTTTTCTTCATGGGCCTTATGTCGGCTGGGTTTAGCATGGCCTTCCACATCACAGGCTATATTTCAGATGGCCACCGCTTCTCGTTTGTGGGCACACTTCCGAATCCGTTCAAAAAATTCGTAATCAACAATAGCATTATACCGATGTTGTTTCTTGGTATTTTCATTTATCAAATTATCACCTTCCAAATCGACAACGAACATTGCACCACACAGCAATTGATTGAGCGAATTGGTGGACTACTGGCCGGCTATGGGTTAATGACTTTTCTGTTTGCCATCTACTTTCGACTTACCAATAAAGATATTTTTAAATATATGGTATGCCGCATCGATGAAAAAATAAAAAGCAATGTGAGACTAACGCGGGCAAGCGCTATGAAGAAGCTGGACATTGCACGTAAAAAACAAGTGCGGGTGGATAACTATTTGGACAGCCGCATTCGCGTAACCAAAATAGAAGATGTAAGTTTTTATGATAAGGCTACCATCCTTCAAGTATTTGATCAGAACCATTTTAACCTAGTAGTGATTGAACTGTTGATTTTTGTGGCCGTAGTAATATTGGGCATCTTCAAAGATTATGCTGCCTTTCAATTACCTGCGGCCGCTAGCTTTATGATCTTCCTTACCATTTTTGTAATGGCTTCCGGGGCATTTGCCTACTGGTTTGGGGAGTGGTCGGCCACAGCCGGCCTAGTAGTATTCTTGTTTATCAACTATTTAGAAGGAAAAGATTTCTTTACCAAAAAGTATGAAGCTTTTGGTATGAATTACGATACATTTCCTGCCATTTACGATGCGGACACATTACAGTTTCAAAATGATACCACTGTCATTGAAGAAGACAAGAAAACCACTTTGGTACAGCTCAACAACTGGAAGAACAAATTTCACGCTTCTCAGAAACCCAAAATGCTTTTTGTATGCGTAAGCGGTGGCGGAAAACGTGCGGCCCTGTGGACCCTGAACGCGTTGCAAACAGCCGACAGCTTAACGCATGGAAAGAGTTCTGAAAGTACGGTATTGATAACGGGTGCCTCGGGCGGATTGATTGGCGCAAGTTATTATCGAGAACTGAAGCTGCGCGAAAAATTGGGCGAGCACACCAAGCCGAATCACAAAATCCATCGGCAAATGATAAGCAGCGACAACTTGAATCCGCTCATTTTCAGTTTGCTGGCCAACGATTTATTCGTAGGCTTTACACATTTTGAATATGCTGATAAAAAATACCAAAAAGACCGAGCGTATACATTCGAAGATCAATTGAACAAAATCACCGAAGGGTTAATGGATCACCCCATCTCCTATTATTACGAACACGAAATGAAAGGCACCATTCCAATGGTCATTCTCTCCCCTACGGTGGTAAACGATGGCCGAAAAATATACATCGCATCTCGTCCTGTTTCATTCATGAATGCTGAGTTGGAGAATTTTAAAAACTACTCGTTGGAAAAATTCAGCGGTGTCGATTTTCAACGATTCTTTAAAGAACAAGATGCCGACAAACTTCGGTTTTTGTCAGCGCTGCGCATGAGTGCTACTTTCCCTTACATCACACCCAACACTACGCTTCCAACCGATCCTCCCATCGAAATGATGGACGCTGGCATTTCTGATAACTTTGGGATCATTGATGCTGTTCGATTTATGTATGCGTTTAAAAATTGGATCAACGAAAACACCAGTGGCATTGTGGTGGTGTCCATTCGCGATTCGCCTAAGGTACCATCGGTGCAACCGAAATCGGGGCAAACGATTTTAGATGCCCTTACTCAGCCAATCAGTTCGGTGTACAACAACTTCGAAAATTTTCAAGACATCAATGGAGACTTGTTGTTGGGGCAAGCACACGATTGGTTAGACGTTTCCATCGATCGAATTGATCTACAATACCAAGCGGAAAATTATATCAATTTGCTACAAGGCATGGATAGCATCCGCCAAAATAATGCACGCGCATCGCTCAGTTGGCGATTAACGACTCGCGAAAAAGAAGGCATTGTAAATAATATTTACTCAGAACGAAACAAATCAGAATTGGCACGATTCAAATCACTTCTTCAATAA
- a CDS encoding UvrD-helicase domain-containing protein, with protein sequence MTAKPFHIYRSSAGSGKTRVLARSYIQLALKRPDYFKYILAMTFTNKSTQEMKDRILHYLYDFTEGKSQDLAKEIIEQLESEQIRLSLKELKERSAQILSLLLHRYSEFSISTIDAFFQRVIRSFSRETGLLGNFRLEVDNELVLEEVVNLLMDDLTNNPQLRSWVLDFSIEKLQQGENWDIRTALSDFARLMKDESFKSIEEDVVRATGDKDFFQTFKRNLDNTIYSIDNHVKSVSQKMVQEMEANQLTADDFTGKSKGVFSYIVNLSAKTSLPSDTVMETVSDAAKWAHKSSSSRAVVYSMAQKRWQPQLQALVEFIEQNNILYSSASVVAKNLYTFGLLADLTKIQKKYLSDENLVLLSDAPKFLNVLMREQDTSFIYEKVGSFYRHYLLDEFQDTSGLQWNNLLPLVQNGLAQNYRSLIVGDIKQSIYRWRGGDLSILQQKVKTDVSELLSETHSLDTNYRSEGRLVAFNNSLFDVAAKLIAAQTGDNFPTEAYQDAAQKFFREEDKGYVNIQFLDTDKETSFEEEALRRLPNIIEDLQSKGVRQRDIAFLVRENKEGQKIAARFIEYKTQEAKEGFNYEVVSNESLMLYRASCVVVLINALRVIHNSADLIAKANLSYEYQKLWPTQTFTDLNEIFSDTTTKNFVKWVPPMFVHQRDYLASLSLFEMVENLIHIFNLGQLTDEIIYVQSFQDVVQEFMQREKNDVGSFLEWWEINREKKSIQVAGGVDAAQIITIHRAKGLQFKYVIIPFLDWELGHGNKSPMLWVKANHSLFSQAGFIPVKYTQSLESTYFKDYYSEETKRVYIDNLNVLYVAFTRAEEGMIALAPASKKKPTELKRVSQLVWEAIQTSEPLQLAWNEAEKQLTLGVIDQTDDNQPTEAMVALKSYAVTQWRNRLTLRKSGHDYFHTSDKRVKINVGVLMHRLLSKISYADEAQQLLKQIAESGELSMEEMQATAQTVVWLLNEPILSPFFSRDVIHKKEVSLFSANGEEKRIDRVAIKDQQAWVLDYKTGSEYSKDRDQVKEYMVLLSRMGYQVKNGYLVYVNEKRIEEVKVLENT encoded by the coding sequence TTGACAGCTAAACCCTTTCATATCTATCGATCTTCTGCCGGCTCTGGCAAAACAAGGGTATTGGCCAGATCCTACATTCAGTTGGCGCTGAAGCGACCAGATTATTTCAAATACATTCTTGCGATGACCTTCACCAACAAAAGCACGCAAGAGATGAAGGATCGAATCTTGCATTACCTCTACGATTTTACGGAAGGTAAAAGCCAGGATTTAGCCAAAGAGATAATCGAGCAATTGGAGTCGGAGCAAATCAGACTTTCGTTGAAGGAATTGAAAGAACGGAGCGCACAGATTTTGTCTTTGCTCTTGCACCGCTATTCCGAGTTTTCCATCAGCACCATCGATGCTTTTTTTCAACGTGTTATCCGCTCGTTTTCCCGGGAAACGGGTTTGCTCGGTAATTTCCGTTTGGAAGTAGATAACGAACTCGTGCTGGAAGAAGTAGTCAACTTGTTGATGGATGACCTAACCAACAACCCTCAATTGCGAAGTTGGGTATTGGACTTTAGCATCGAAAAATTGCAACAAGGAGAAAATTGGGATATCCGCACGGCCCTTTCAGATTTCGCCAGGTTGATGAAAGATGAATCGTTTAAATCCATTGAAGAAGATGTGGTGAGGGCAACGGGTGACAAGGACTTCTTCCAAACATTCAAAAGAAATTTGGACAACACCATTTATTCCATTGATAACCACGTGAAAAGTGTTTCTCAAAAGATGGTACAAGAGATGGAGGCCAATCAATTGACGGCAGATGATTTTACAGGCAAATCAAAAGGGGTTTTCTCTTATATTGTTAATCTTTCAGCAAAGACCTCCCTACCAAGTGATACAGTAATGGAAACTGTATCCGATGCCGCCAAATGGGCACACAAATCATCATCGTCTCGGGCGGTTGTTTATTCGATGGCCCAAAAAAGATGGCAGCCACAACTCCAAGCTTTGGTCGAGTTCATTGAGCAGAACAATATTCTTTATAGTTCCGCATCGGTGGTGGCCAAGAATTTATACACGTTTGGTTTACTGGCCGACTTGACTAAAATCCAAAAGAAGTACTTAAGTGATGAAAATCTAGTGCTCTTGTCGGATGCGCCCAAGTTTTTGAATGTGCTGATGCGCGAACAAGACACGTCTTTCATTTATGAGAAAGTGGGATCATTTTATAGACACTATTTGTTAGACGAGTTTCAAGACACCAGCGGACTGCAATGGAATAATTTATTGCCCTTGGTGCAAAACGGGCTGGCGCAGAATTACAGAAGTTTGATTGTGGGCGACATCAAGCAATCCATTTACCGATGGCGCGGGGGTGATCTTTCCATCTTGCAGCAAAAAGTAAAAACGGATGTGAGCGAGCTGCTTTCGGAAACCCATTCGCTTGACACCAATTACCGAAGCGAAGGGCGATTGGTGGCTTTTAACAATTCTTTATTTGACGTAGCAGCCAAACTCATTGCGGCCCAAACAGGAGACAACTTTCCAACCGAAGCCTACCAAGATGCTGCACAGAAGTTTTTCAGAGAAGAAGATAAAGGCTATGTCAATATTCAATTTTTGGATACGGACAAGGAAACAAGTTTTGAAGAAGAGGCTCTCCGGAGATTGCCAAACATAATAGAAGATTTGCAAAGCAAAGGGGTCCGCCAACGGGATATTGCCTTTTTGGTGCGCGAAAACAAAGAGGGTCAAAAAATAGCGGCACGGTTTATTGAGTACAAAACCCAAGAAGCAAAAGAAGGATTCAACTATGAGGTGGTTTCCAATGAGTCATTAATGCTGTACCGCGCTTCGTGCGTTGTGGTACTCATCAATGCGTTGCGGGTAATCCACAACTCAGCCGATTTGATTGCCAAGGCAAATCTATCGTATGAATATCAGAAGTTGTGGCCGACCCAAACGTTTACTGACTTGAATGAAATATTTTCTGATACCACCACCAAAAATTTCGTAAAATGGGTGCCGCCCATGTTTGTGCATCAGCGGGATTACCTTGCTTCGCTTTCGTTGTTTGAAATGGTCGAGAACCTGATCCATATTTTTAATCTCGGTCAGTTGACAGACGAAATCATTTACGTGCAATCATTTCAGGATGTGGTGCAAGAATTTATGCAGCGCGAGAAAAATGATGTAGGTTCATTTTTGGAATGGTGGGAAATCAATCGCGAAAAAAAATCTATTCAAGTGGCCGGTGGAGTAGATGCCGCACAGATCATCACCATCCATCGGGCCAAAGGGTTGCAGTTCAAGTATGTGATTATTCCTTTTTTAGATTGGGAATTGGGTCATGGCAACAAATCGCCCATGCTGTGGGTAAAGGCAAATCATTCGTTGTTTAGCCAAGCGGGCTTTATCCCAGTAAAGTATACCCAATCACTTGAGTCAACTTATTTTAAAGATTATTATTCTGAAGAAACGAAGCGTGTGTACATCGATAACTTAAATGTATTGTATGTAGCGTTTACCCGTGCCGAGGAAGGAATGATTGCACTTGCACCTGCATCGAAAAAAAAACCAACTGAACTGAAGCGTGTCAGTCAACTCGTGTGGGAAGCCATTCAAACAAGCGAGCCTCTTCAGTTGGCTTGGAACGAAGCGGAAAAACAATTGACGTTGGGTGTAATTGACCAAACCGATGACAACCAACCCACCGAGGCCATGGTCGCCCTTAAATCATACGCTGTTACCCAATGGCGCAATCGATTGACTCTTCGAAAGAGCGGCCATGATTATTTTCATACATCCGATAAGCGAGTTAAAATTAACGTGGGTGTGTTGATGCACCGTTTGCTTTCCAAAATTTCGTATGCCGATGAAGCACAACAATTGTTAAAGCAGATCGCAGAGTCTGGTGAACTTTCAATGGAAGAAATGCAGGCAACTGCGCAAACAGTAGTGTGGTTGTTGAACGAACCAATTCTGTCGCCATTTTTTAGTAGAGATGTGATTCACAAAAAGGAAGTTTCTCTCTTTTCAGCGAATGGTGAGGAAAAACGAATCGATCGAGTTGCCATTAAGGATCAGCAAGCGTGGGTATTGGATTATAAAACGGGTAGTGAATATTCAAAAGATAGAGATCAGGTGAAGGAGTACATGGTATTGCTTTCGCGGATGGGCTATCAAGTAAAGAACGGGTATTTGGTATATGTGAATGAAAAAAGAATAGAAGAAGTTAAGGTTTTGGAAAACACATGA
- a CDS encoding PD-(D/E)XK nuclease family protein, whose product MKSFLQELADTVKTDYSDWENLTVVFPNRRAALYFKDALRNDLTAPRWVPTILTIEEFIGSFSDLQEADKFTLIVKLYHSYKEVNPNTENIDRFYFWGEMLLRDFDELDKYLVNAEFLFRDVSNLKEVEEYFDYLTEEQKEYLKEFWQSVEFSTPETKQRFLNLWRSLMPVYKNFTERLQREGIGYAGMIHQQVAQRISNERPGFYPKQIVFAGFYALTKAEESIISWFVQHQSAVVHWDEDDFYVEKDYREAGSFFRLYRKHPILGKTFSNSPSKNLDRPRKLTMLGVPQRAGQSKLLAQYLEELPIEEHEKTVVVLPDESMLLPVLYSLPPQLPAINVTMGYPLVNTPLFSLIDFVFDLHRTKRKNGFYFRAVLNVLNHPYIKSTDATAVNQLQEKIKKDNLVQLPEDFFSTQSSLIATVFKQVAPTDLLGLLLEVITLLANTTQTLFEKEFAYQFHRMLTKLKGLNDTEPMEVMMVQRLFRQMARAEKVPFVGEPLKGIQIMGVLETRTLDFENVFVLSLNEGQWPASAKQGSYLPYSIRKAYGLPTYQQQDAMYAYLFYRLLQRTQRAFLFYNTEPDVLGTGEMSRYLNQIMYETGWPYEKKILYSPISIKQPKPIVIPKDASVLDKLSRYQGKELTPSSLNNYLECRLMFYFKNVIGLKEPNEVEEVADARVFGNLFHKVMEYFYHDVKPPAGPWRVEAKHFDNLNLKLDLLMERAYRNHFSLHDKRPVEYEGQQLVVNETVKRMAQHVLEKDKEYAPFVIEMLEAADFKTSYVLSDRQSIAIGGKIDRVDRKENHVRIIDYKTGKDVNSFDSIASLFERKKDRNKAAFQAMLYAWVYERKNNSTYTLQSGLVNRKDLFKSDFEYGLQMDKKVVRDVRPLLPEFEDHFVKLLTEIFDKQTPFDQTENLDTCKYCSFKEICSR is encoded by the coding sequence ATGAAATCATTCCTGCAAGAGTTAGCCGATACAGTCAAAACCGATTATTCTGATTGGGAAAATCTGACCGTGGTATTTCCGAACCGCAGGGCCGCTCTCTATTTTAAAGATGCCTTGCGCAACGATTTAACGGCTCCTCGCTGGGTGCCTACTATTCTCACCATCGAAGAATTTATTGGTTCATTTTCTGATTTGCAAGAGGCCGATAAATTTACGCTGATCGTTAAACTGTATCACTCCTACAAAGAAGTAAACCCCAATACCGAGAACATCGACCGATTTTATTTTTGGGGCGAAATGTTGTTGCGCGATTTTGATGAGCTCGATAAATATTTGGTGAATGCCGAATTTCTTTTTCGCGATGTGAGCAATCTAAAAGAAGTAGAAGAATATTTCGATTACCTAACCGAAGAACAAAAGGAATATCTAAAGGAATTTTGGCAATCCGTTGAATTTTCGACCCCAGAAACCAAGCAGCGATTTTTGAATCTCTGGCGAAGTTTAATGCCCGTGTACAAAAACTTCACCGAACGTTTGCAACGCGAAGGCATTGGCTATGCGGGCATGATCCACCAGCAAGTGGCACAACGCATCAGCAATGAACGGCCAGGCTTTTACCCTAAGCAAATAGTCTTTGCTGGTTTTTATGCGCTGACCAAAGCAGAGGAGAGCATTATCAGTTGGTTTGTTCAACATCAATCGGCTGTTGTGCATTGGGATGAAGACGATTTTTATGTGGAGAAAGATTATCGTGAGGCAGGTAGTTTTTTTCGGTTGTACCGCAAGCATCCCATCTTGGGCAAGACATTTAGCAACAGCCCTTCCAAAAATTTAGATCGACCACGCAAGCTAACTATGCTGGGTGTTCCGCAGCGAGCGGGTCAATCAAAGTTGTTAGCACAATATTTGGAAGAGCTTCCGATAGAAGAGCACGAAAAAACGGTAGTGGTGCTGCCCGATGAAAGCATGCTGCTGCCGGTTCTTTATTCATTGCCACCGCAATTGCCAGCGATCAATGTTACGATGGGTTATCCTTTGGTGAACACACCACTATTTTCGTTGATTGATTTTGTGTTTGACCTTCACCGAACAAAGCGCAAGAATGGATTTTATTTCCGCGCAGTGCTGAATGTGCTCAACCATCCATACATAAAATCGACTGATGCTACAGCGGTTAACCAACTTCAAGAAAAGATCAAAAAGGATAACCTCGTTCAGTTACCGGAGGATTTTTTTTCCACACAATCAAGTTTGATAGCGACTGTGTTTAAGCAAGTAGCGCCAACGGATTTATTGGGTCTATTACTGGAAGTCATTACCCTATTGGCCAATACAACACAAACCTTGTTTGAAAAAGAGTTTGCGTATCAGTTTCATCGCATGCTGACAAAACTAAAAGGACTGAATGATACCGAGCCGATGGAAGTGATGATGGTGCAACGGTTGTTTCGGCAAATGGCGAGGGCTGAAAAAGTGCCGTTTGTGGGCGAGCCGCTGAAAGGCATTCAGATCATGGGTGTGTTGGAAACTCGTACGCTTGATTTTGAAAATGTATTTGTGCTTTCTTTGAACGAAGGACAGTGGCCGGCTTCTGCCAAGCAAGGTTCTTATTTGCCGTACTCCATCCGCAAAGCATATGGGTTACCTACGTATCAGCAACAAGATGCCATGTACGCGTATCTTTTTTATCGATTGCTGCAGCGAACACAACGGGCTTTTTTGTTTTACAATACCGAACCCGATGTATTGGGCACGGGTGAAATGAGCCGCTACCTCAACCAGATTATGTACGAAACGGGCTGGCCCTACGAGAAGAAAATTTTGTATAGCCCCATCTCCATCAAGCAACCTAAGCCCATTGTCATTCCAAAAGATGCCAGTGTGCTCGACAAGCTTTCGCGCTATCAGGGCAAAGAGTTAACACCTTCTTCGTTGAACAATTATTTGGAGTGCCGCCTAATGTTTTATTTTAAGAATGTGATTGGGTTGAAAGAGCCCAACGAGGTGGAAGAGGTAGCCGATGCTCGCGTATTCGGCAATCTCTTTCATAAGGTGATGGAATATTTCTATCATGATGTAAAACCACCTGCGGGCCCGTGGAGGGTAGAAGCCAAACACTTTGACAATTTGAATTTGAAATTAGATTTATTGATGGAGCGGGCTTATCGCAACCATTTCTCCTTGCACGACAAACGACCGGTGGAATACGAAGGTCAACAGTTGGTAGTAAATGAAACGGTGAAGCGAATGGCGCAGCATGTACTGGAAAAAGACAAAGAGTATGCACCGTTTGTGATTGAGATGTTAGAGGCGGCAGATTTTAAAACCAGCTATGTGCTTTCCGATCGGCAATCAATTGCCATTGGGGGCAAGATTGACCGTGTAGACCGGAAGGAAAATCATGTACGAATCATTGACTACAAAACAGGAAAGGATGTCAATAGCTTTGATTCGATTGCTTCTCTTTTTGAGCGAAAGAAAGATCGGAATAAAGCGGCCTTTCAGGCGATGTTGTATGCATGGGTGTATGAACGAAAAAATAATTCCACCTATACGTTGCAATCGGGGTTGGTCAATCGCAAAGATCTCTTTAAATCCGATTTTGAATACGGGCTGCAGATGGATAAAAAAGTGGTGAGAGATGTAAGGCCTTTGTTACCTGAGTTTGAAGATCACTTTGTAAAATTGCTTACGGAGATTTTCGATAAGCAAACCCCTTTTGACCAAACGGAGAATTTAGATACATGTAAGTATTGTTCGTTTAAAGAGATTTGTAGTAGATAA
- a CDS encoding Na+/H+ antiporter NhaC family protein, which yields MENNSGRFWALLPLMVFIVVYLGTSLLLNDFYKMPILVAFLFSAIIGFLLYPKFTFHQKVEEFSKGAGDSGIMLMILIFLLAGAFAEVSKSMGAVQSTINFALSYVSPSLLIGGLFLTSCFISLSLGTSVGTVVALAPIAAGINESVPGTLAVGLAAVVGGAMFGDNLSMISDTTIAATRTQGVEMRAKFKVNFWIALPPSIITFLLYAFTTNLPAQSAAVYEYSFIKIIPYLFIFIAALLGMNVIWVLISGIFLSMVIGFFVSDLALWPMVNALNTGMASMFELSLTCIIIGGIVGMIRFYGGIDYILHHVSRHVKSRRGGELGIATLTALVNTTLANNTITILIVGPLAKNIADKNQIDPRRSASILDTISCFVQGLLPYGAQMLAALAVANQLVGPFDIMAHLYYPYLLGLSTVVFITVNNKFRPSQN from the coding sequence ATGGAAAATAATTCTGGAAGGTTTTGGGCATTGCTCCCGTTGATGGTCTTCATAGTTGTTTACTTGGGCACATCACTTTTACTCAACGATTTTTACAAGATGCCCATTTTGGTGGCGTTTTTATTCTCGGCCATCATCGGGTTTCTGCTCTATCCCAAATTTACATTCCACCAAAAAGTAGAAGAGTTTAGCAAGGGCGCTGGCGACTCGGGTATCATGCTCATGATTTTAATTTTCTTACTCGCGGGTGCGTTTGCCGAAGTAAGCAAAAGTATGGGCGCGGTGCAATCTACCATCAACTTTGCATTGAGTTACGTTTCTCCCAGTTTGCTGATTGGCGGATTGTTTTTAACCTCCTGTTTTATTTCACTTTCATTGGGCACTTCGGTAGGTACGGTAGTGGCACTAGCACCTATCGCTGCGGGCATCAATGAATCTGTTCCCGGCACGTTGGCAGTCGGGCTTGCGGCCGTAGTGGGTGGTGCCATGTTTGGCGATAACCTCAGCATGATTTCAGATACCACCATCGCGGCCACACGCACCCAAGGAGTGGAGATGCGCGCGAAATTCAAAGTCAACTTTTGGATTGCACTGCCGCCTTCGATCATCACCTTTTTGCTCTATGCATTCACCACCAATCTTCCTGCACAGTCTGCGGCTGTTTACGAGTATTCGTTTATCAAAATCATTCCTTACCTCTTTATTTTTATTGCTGCCTTATTGGGCATGAATGTGATTTGGGTGTTGATCTCTGGTATTTTTCTTTCCATGGTGATTGGTTTTTTTGTGAGCGACCTCGCGCTGTGGCCGATGGTCAACGCGCTCAACACGGGTATGGCTTCCATGTTTGAATTGAGTTTAACGTGCATCATCATTGGCGGCATTGTGGGTATGATCCGATTTTATGGAGGCATCGATTATATTTTGCACCACGTATCACGTCATGTAAAAAGTAGAAGAGGAGGGGAGTTAGGAATTGCCACGCTCACGGCTTTGGTAAATACCACCTTGGCAAACAATACGATCACCATTTTGATTGTGGGGCCACTGGCTAAGAATATAGCCGACAAAAATCAAATTGACCCGCGCAGAAGCGCCAGCATACTCGATACCATTTCTTGTTTTGTGCAAGGATTGCTTCCCTACGGAGCGCAGATGTTAGCCGCCTTGGCCGTGGCCAATCAACTGGTGGGGCCGTTTGATATTATGGCGCACCTTTATTATCCCTATCTTTTGGGATTGAGCACCGTGGTGTTTATAACCGTTAACAATAAATTTAGGCCATCTCAAAATTAA
- a CDS encoding sodium:solute symporter family protein, translating into MLLASIIIYLLLTIFVGYWAARKVKTSGDFMLAGRSLPIVLSSSALFATWFGSETVFGASSEFLKGGLYSVIEDPFGAALCLLLFGLFFARKLYSMNLLTLGDFFEVRYGKRTELITSIFLAPPYVGYIAAQLVAMGLIINVVTGLPVWQGVIASAFVVTFYTYIGGMWAISITDFIQSIIIVLGLVVVAVILANQAGGVSNVLKEVQPDTFRFFPTFRLRDILLWLAAWSVLGLGSIPSQDVFQRVMSSGSEKIAVRSCFIASGMYLTIAAIPLFISLCAKHLYPHLAQGDTQLALPNMVLQHASLPIQILFFGSLLSAIMSTTSSAILAPAAIFSENLIKPLAKERFTDKQLLQITRISVLIFSCIATVMACLRSNIYELVGESSVLSLVSLFAPLVLGLYWKRANSTGALSAMILGTATWAIFEFIDTDWPSLLPATLVSFVAMIGGSLLKKKEDRTMIKAA; encoded by the coding sequence TTGCTTTTAGCTTCTATCATCATCTATTTGCTGCTTACGATTTTTGTCGGCTATTGGGCAGCGCGCAAAGTTAAAACCTCGGGCGATTTTATGTTGGCGGGCAGAAGCCTACCCATCGTGCTCAGTTCATCGGCTCTGTTTGCCACTTGGTTTGGCAGCGAAACTGTTTTTGGCGCTTCTTCCGAATTTTTAAAAGGTGGGTTGTATTCCGTCATCGAAGATCCTTTTGGGGCAGCCCTTTGCTTGTTGCTTTTTGGATTGTTCTTCGCACGTAAACTATACTCCATGAACTTGCTCACGCTGGGAGATTTTTTTGAAGTAAGATATGGAAAGCGTACAGAACTGATCACCAGCATTTTTTTGGCACCACCCTACGTTGGCTACATCGCAGCGCAGTTGGTGGCAATGGGCTTGATCATCAATGTAGTTACCGGGCTTCCTGTTTGGCAAGGCGTAATCGCCTCGGCCTTTGTGGTAACGTTTTATACCTACATCGGTGGCATGTGGGCCATTTCGATTACTGATTTTATCCAAAGCATCATCATCGTATTGGGTTTGGTGGTGGTGGCCGTTATCTTAGCGAATCAAGCAGGTGGCGTATCCAATGTGTTGAAGGAAGTGCAGCCCGATACCTTTCGGTTTTTCCCAACATTTCGCCTTCGCGACATTCTTCTTTGGTTGGCCGCGTGGTCGGTATTGGGGTTGGGTTCTATTCCCTCGCAAGATGTCTTTCAACGGGTGATGTCATCAGGCTCTGAAAAAATTGCTGTACGGTCGTGCTTCATTGCCTCAGGTATGTATTTGACCATCGCTGCGATCCCCTTGTTTATCAGCCTCTGCGCAAAGCATCTTTACCCACACCTAGCACAAGGCGATACACAATTGGCATTGCCCAACATGGTTTTGCAACATGCTTCGTTGCCAATACAAATTCTTTTTTTTGGGTCGTTACTGTCTGCGATCATGAGCACCACTAGTTCGGCCATACTTGCCCCGGCTGCTATCTTTTCAGAAAATTTGATCAAGCCATTGGCCAAGGAACGATTTACGGACAAGCAATTGTTACAAATCACCCGAATCTCCGTACTGATTTTTAGTTGCATTGCTACGGTAATGGCGTGCCTTCGCTCCAATATTTACGAGTTGGTAGGGGAGTCGTCCGTGTTGAGTTTGGTTTCATTGTTTGCTCCATTGGTATTGGGTTTATATTGGAAGCGTGCCAATAGTACAGGTGCATTATCGGCCATGATTTTGGGCACGGCTACGTGGGCGATTTTTGAATTCATCGATACTGATTGGCCGAGTTTACTTCCCGCTACATTGGTTAGCTTTGTAGCCATGATTGGTGGAAGTTTATTGAAAAAAAAAGAAGATAGGACTATGATCAAAGCAGCA